The proteins below come from a single Nitrospiraceae bacterium genomic window:
- a CDS encoding C40 family peptidase: MNSPPFSADSFNWRRWVGLPFAPRGRGPSYDCWGLIWAVLREVGHDLPSLLDDGVATGKQKARLDQWKPIPPGDPKLFDIAAFCYTKDTLHLGLVCGPGVFLHTAGGEGSGVDNFLQQPWRSCLKGFYRFQAARAGL; encoded by the coding sequence ATGAATAGCCCGCCGTTTTCCGCAGATTCGTTTAATTGGCGTCGTTGGGTGGGACTACCCTTTGCTCCACGCGGGCGCGGTCCGTCTTATGATTGTTGGGGGTTGATCTGGGCCGTGCTCCGAGAAGTGGGGCACGACCTCCCTTCACTCCTGGATGATGGGGTTGCAACAGGCAAACAGAAAGCCCGCCTGGATCAATGGAAGCCCATTCCTCCCGGCGATCCGAAACTATTTGACATTGCCGCGTTTTGCTATACCAAGGACACCCTTCACCTCGGTTTGGTGTGCGGGCCTGGTGTCTTTCTGCATACGGCGGGCGGGGAGGGTAGTGGCGTGGATAATTTTCTCCAACAGCCATGGCGAAGCTGTCTGAAGGGGTTTTATCGGTTTCAAGCGGCGCGGGCTGGGTTGTGA